One genomic window of Glycine soja cultivar W05 chromosome 9, ASM419377v2, whole genome shotgun sequence includes the following:
- the LOC114425828 gene encoding F-box protein At3g58530, with translation MRKHLKRYLVSDRKQKQKQEPELTRMEGESKEDVWCRETVPKVLKLVCSTLPLSLSHTNLVSLLLVSPSLHRTLLCSQPLWQSLNFRELNNAGNRLIAALSLPRYCNVKQINLEFARDVEDAHLILIMDKCFNSLQSLESLNLNGCQKISDTGIEAITSCCPQLKSFSIYWNVRVTDRGLQHIVKNCKHIIDLNISGCKNISDQGAQLVADNYPELESLNLTRCIKLTDDGLKSLLHKCLFLQSLNLYALSSFTDEAYRKICLLARLKFLDLCGAQNLSDEALSCISKCKNLESLNLTWCVRVTDEGVISIAKGCTSLEFLSLFGIVGVTDKCLEELSKSCSNKITTLDVNGCIGIKKRSREELLQLFPYLKCFKVHS, from the exons ATGAGGAAACATTTGAAACGGTACCTGGTTTCCGATCGAAAGCAGAAGCAGAAGCAGGAACCTGAGTTGACGCGAATGGAGGGAGAATCGAAGGAAGATGTTTGGTGCAGAGAAACAGTGCCAAAGGTATTGAAACTTGTCTGTTCCACATTACCTCTGTCTCTGTCTCACACAAACCTCGTTTCTCTCCTTCTGGTCTCTCCCTCCCTTCATCGCACCCTTCTCTGTTCTCAACCCCTTTGGCAG TCACTCAATTTTCGCGAGTTAAACAATGCTGGGAATCGCCTTATAGCTGCTCTTTCTCTG CCTAGATATTGCAATGTGAAGCAGATTAACCTTGAGTTTGCGAGAGATGTTGAAGACGCACATCTGATTCTCATTATGGATAAG TGTTTTAATTCTCTTCAAAGCTTGGAGTCTTTAAATCTGAATGGCTGCCAAAAAATATCGGATACAGGAATTGAAGCTATAACCAGTTGTTGCCCCCAGCTGAAAAGCTTTTCGATCTACTGGAATGTCAG GGTAACAGACAGAGGACTACAACATATAGTGAAGAACTGCAAACACATAATTGACTTGAACATAAGTGGATGTAAG AATATTTCAGACCAAGGTGCACAACTTGTTGCTGATAATTATCCAGAACTAGAGTCACTAAATTTGACTAG GTGCATCAAATTAACAGATGATGGGTTGAAGAGTTTATTGCACAAATGTCTATTTCTTCAGAGTTTGAATCTCTATGCACTGTCAAG CTTCACAGATGAAGCTTACAGGAAAATATGCCTTCTAGCACGTCTCAAGTTTTTGGATCTTTGTGGTGCCCag AATCTTTCAGATGAAGCACTCTCCTGTATTTCTAAATGCAAGAACCTTGAATCTCTCAATTTGACATG GTGTGTACGTGTGACTGATGAAGGGGTCATATCCATTGCAAAGGGTTGCACCTCTCTTGAATTTCTAAG CTTGTTCGGAATAGTTGGCGTGACCGATAAATGTCTGGAGGAACTCTCAAAGTCCTGTTCCAACAAAATTACGACCCTTGATGTGAACGGATGTATTGGCATTAAG AAACGAAGCCGCGAAGAGTTGCTACAACTGTTTCCATATTTGAAATGTTTTAAAGTGCATAGCTAA